GCCACCGAGCTCATCCAGGTGATGTGCTCACTGGCATCCAGCAGCATCACGCCGTTGGGCGACACCTCGATGGCCGACAGAAACTGGTCCAGACGGGCACGCTCATCCTGGATGCTTTGCCGCCGTTGTGCCACCACCCGATGAATGCGGTGGGCCACCTCTCCCCACAAGCCAGGCAGCGCAGGCGGCTCGGCCTCGGGGTTTCTCAACCAGTCGAGCAGGTCGTGGCCCTTGAGGGTGTCTGTGACCGACAAGGCCAAAACCGCCAGACCAGCGCCTGCGCAGGCCAGCGTGACGGGGTAGTCCAACCAGCGGCCCAATGCCCAACCGCCCAATCCGCCCGCCAGGGCAGACAAGAGACGGGTACCCACACGGGACCACACCCATGAAGAATTCGAATCAACGATCACTGGATCTGCCGTTGTCTATGACACCAGTCAGCAGCCCTGTTCAGGCCACCACGTCACTCACCTGCTGGGTGAGGCGATAGCCCGCGCCACGCACGGTCTCGATGAGCTGCGAGCGCTGCACGGGCTGCAGCGCCTCGCGCAGACGCTTGACGTGAACATCCACCGTGCGCTCTTCAATGAACACATGGTCACCCCAGACACGGTCCAGCAATTGCGAACGGCTGTGTACCCGCTCGGGATGCGTCATGAAGAAGTGCAGCAGCTTGAACTCGGTGGGGCCGATCTTCACTTCCTGCTCACCGCGGCTCACGCGGCGAGTGGCAGGATCCAGCCGCAAACCAGCCACTTCCACGGCCGAGTCCAGCGCCTGGGGGGCCTTGCGTCTCAGCACCGCGCGCACACGCGCCATCAGTTCGTGGGTGGAAAATGGCTTGGTCAGGTAATCATCGGCACCCGCATCCAGACCCGCCACCTTGTCCACTTCTTCGGCACGGGCCGTCAGCATGATGATCGGCAAGTCACGTGTCCGTTGCGCAGCGCGCCAGCGTTTGGCCAAGGCCAGGCCCGATTGGCCGGGCAACATCCAGTCCAGCAAGACCAGATCTGGCAGCACCTTGTCGATCGCTTCCTGGGCACGTTCGGCATCGGGGGCCACGGTCACGTCAAACCCTGCATGACGCAGGTTCAGCGCGATCAGTTCAGCAATCGCCTGCTCGTCTTCCACTACCAGTACTCGGCTCATGAGAACGGCTCCGGAGGTTACTTGACGATGGATTCGACCGTCTCGGGCGTGTTGTGACGCACGTCGGTACCCTTGACGATGTAGATCACCTGCTCAGCCAGGTTCTTGGCATGGTCACCCACGCGCTCGATGGCCTTGGCCACGAACACCAGGTCGATCGACGCAGAAATGGTGCGCGGATCTTCCATCATGTACGTGATCAGCTTGCGCATCAGGCCATCAAACTCGGCATCGATCTCGTTGTCGGCCTTGATCACCTCGACGGCAGCCTGGATGTCAAGCCGGGCAAAAGCGTCCAGCGAGCGGCGCAGGGATGCCGTGGCCAGATTGGCCTCGAAAGACACGTCGCTCACGGGCAGGCGCAGGCGGCTGGACACCCCCGTGTTGATCAGGCGCTGCACGGTGCGGGCAATGCGAGCGGCCTCGTCGCCCACGCGCTCGAGGTTGCCAATGGTCTTGGAGATGGCGATCAGCAGGCGCAGATCACGCGCCGTGGGCTGACGGCGGGCAATGATGGTGGAGAGATCGGCGTCGATTTCCATTTCCATCGTGTTCACCCGCGCCTCGGTGGTGATGACCTGGCTGGCCACCTCACCGCTGAAGTGCGTCAACGCGTAGATGGCTTGCGCGATTTGAGATTCGACCAGCCCGCCCATCTCCAGCACGCGGGTGGAAACGCCGCTGAGCTCGGCATCGAACTGGCTGGAAAGGTGTTTTTCAGTCATGGGCTACTCCGTTGTCTTGTTGTTGGGTGGTGTTTGACGGTGGCCAGGGCAAGGCATCAACCGAAGCGGCCGGTGATGTAGTCCTCGGTTTCGGTGCGCTTGGGTTTCATGAAGATGTCGGTGGTGGCGCCAAACTCGATCAGCTCGCCCAGGTACATGTAGGCGGTGTAGTCCGAGCAACGCGCGGCCTGCTGCATGTTGTGGGTCACGATCAACACGGTGTAGTCATTCTTGAGCTCGTGAATCAGCTCTTCGATCTTGCCCGTGGAGATGGGATCGAGCGCCGAACACGGCTCATCCAGCAGCAGCACTTCGGGCTTGATGGCAATGCCGCGTGCGATGCACAGGCGCTGTTGTTGCCCGCCCGACAGGCCCGACCCACTCTGGTTGAGCTTGTCCTTGACCTCATTCCACAAGGCCGCCTTCTTCAGCGCCCACTCCACACGTTCGTCCATCTCGCTGCGCGAGAGGCTTTCAAACAAGCGCACGCCAAATGCGATGTTTTCGTAAATTGACATGGGGAATGGCGTCGGCTTCTGAAACACCATGCCCACACGGGCACGGATCAGTGACACGTCTTCCTTGCTGGTCAGGATATCCTGGCCATCCAGCAAGATCTGCCCTTCTGCCCGTTGCTCGGGATAGAGCTCGAACATCCGGTTGAAAGTGCGCAACAAGGTGGATTTGCCGCAACCGGACGGACCGATGAAGGCCGTCACCTTGTTTTCAGGCAATTCCATGTTGATGTTCTTCAAGGCGTGGAACTTGCCGTAGAAGAAATTGAGGTTGCGCACAGCCAGCTTGGCCTTGGCGGGCGCAGCGGTTTGAACTTTGGTGTCCATGGTGAGAATCTCCGTCAGACTGAAGTGCCGCGCCAATCAGCGCTGGCGGAACAAGGTACGGGCAATGATGTTGAGCGCCAGCACACCGATGGTGATGAGGAAGACGCCTGCCCACGCCAGCTTCTGCCAGTTTTCAAAGGGGCTCATTGCGAACTTGAAGATGGTGACCGGCAGGCTGGCCATCGGCTCGCCCAGGTTGGTCGTCCAGAACTGGTTGGACAGCGCCGTGAACAGCAGCGGTGCGGTCTCGCCAGCAATGCGGGCCACGGCCAGCAAGATGCCGGTGATCACGCCGGCGCGGGCCGACTTCAGGGTGATGCTGAGAATGACCTTCCATTTCGGCGTGCCCAGGGCGTAAGCGGCCTCACGCAAGGCGGCCGGAATCAACGACAACATGTTTTCGGTGGTGCGGATGACCACAGGCACCACGATCAGCGCCAACGCCAGCACACCAGCCCATCCAGAAAACGTCAGGGTCTGCGCCACCACCACCGAGTAGATGAACAAACCGATCACGATGGAGGGGGCCGACAGCAAAATGTCGTTGATGAACCGTGTCAGGCTGCCCAGCCAGCCATGTTGACCGTACTCGGCCAGGTACACACCTGCCAGGATGCCCACCGGCGTGCCGATGGCGGTGGCCAGGCCCACCATGATCAAAGAGCCCACGATGGCATTGGCCAGACCACCGTCCTCCATGGGCGCAGGTGTCATCTGAGTGAAGGTGGCCAGCGCCAGGCCGTCAATGCCCAGGCGAACGGTTTCAAACAGAATCCAGATCAACCAGACCAGCCCGAAAGCCATGGCCCCCAGGGACAAGGTCAGGGCCAGGATGTTGACTCGTTTGCGTGAGGCGTGCATGCGCGCACGCTGAATATGCAACTCTGCGCTCATGAACGCGCTCCTTCGGATTTCTTGAGACGGGCCAGCAGCACCTTCGAGAACGCCAGCACCACGAACGTGATGAAGAACAACACCAGGCCCAGGTAGATCAACGACGCCTGGTGCAGGCCCACATTGGCCTCGGCAAACTCGTTGGCCAAGGCAGAGGTGATGCTGTTGGCGGCCTCGAACAGCGACAAATTACCCAGCTGGTTCATGTTGCCGATCACGAACGTCACGGCCATGGTTTCGCCCAGCGCACGGCCCAGGCCCAGCATGATGCCGCCCACCACACCGGTCTTGGTGTAAGGCAGCACGACCTTCCAGACCACCTCCCAGGTGGTCGAGCCCAGGCCGTAAGCGGATTCTTTCAGCAGAGGTGGGGTCACCTCGAAAACGTCTCGCATCACCGATGCGATGAACGGGATGATCATGATGGCCAGGATGATGCCGGCCGACAAGATGCCGATGCCCACCGGAGGGCCGGAGAACAAGGCAGACAGGTACGGAATGCCATCGGTGGCCGACTGCAAGGGCTGCTGAACATACTCGGCCAACAACGGACCGAACACGAGCAGACCCCACATGCCGTAGACGATGGAAGGCACAGCCGCCAGCAACTCGATGGCGATGCCCAGCGGCCGCTTGAGCCACCCTGGCGACAACTCGGTCAGAAACAAGGCGATGCCGAAACTGACGGGCACCGCGATCAGCAAGGCGATGAACGAGGTCATCAAGGTGCCGTAGATCATCACGAGACCACCGTACTGATCCTGCACGGGATCCCACTCGCTGCGCCACAAGAAGCTGATGCCGTATTCCTTGATGGCGGGCCAGGCGCCCACCACCAGTGACGCGATGATGCCGAACAACAACAGCAGCGTGATCACCGCAGCCGATTTCGCCAGCAAGGCGAACACGGCGTCCGCCCATGGGGCATTCACTCTTCTTTCTGGTGGTTTGCTCATCTGTCGGCGCTTGGATTCTGAGTTGTTGTTGGCGCTGGAATCATCCATGCCTGCGGGCAATATCGCGGTCATCACGGGCCTCCGGCTGGAGTCGATGTTGTCTGGCCAAGTGAGGGCACTTCAACGATAAAACCGGACACCTCTTGAGGGGGTGTCCGGCTGTTTCACAGGGTCAAGTCCAGGATCACTTGGTCCAGACCGGCTTGCCTGCGCTGTCGGTGACCTTGGTCCATTCCTTGCGGATCAGGTCCTTCACGTTGGCAGGCAGGGGCACATAGGCCAGATCGTCAGCGGCCTTGTCACCCTTGTTGTAGGCCCAGTCAAAGAACTTGATCGATTCGGTGGCTTGAGCGGGCTTGTCCTGCTTCAGGTGCATCAGGATGAACGTGGCGCCACTGATGGGCCATGCATCCTTGCCTTGCTGGTTGGTCAGGATCTGGTAGAACGATTTGTCCCACTGAGCACCAGCGGCCGACGCCTTGAAGGCGTCATCGCTGGGCTGCACGAAGTTGCCGCTGGCGTTGCGCAGTTGAACGTGCGACATCTTGTTTTGCTTGGCGTAGGCGTACTCAACGTAACCCACGGAGTTGGGCAGGCGCATGACGAAAGCCGACACGCCTTCGTTGCCCTTGCCGCCGGCGCCCACAGGCCAGTTCACGGCGGTGCCCTCACCCACCTTCGACTGCCACTCGGCATTCACCTTCGAGAGGTAGTTGGTGAAGATGAAGGTGGTGCCAGAACCATCAGCGCGGCGCACCGGGGCGATGGCTGCGTCGGGCAGCGACAGGCCGGGGTTCAGTGCCTTGATGGCAGCGTCATTCCAGCGCGTGATCTTGCCCAGGTAGATGTCGCCCAGCACTTCGCCGGTCAGGCGCAGCTGACCAGGCTGGATGCCTTTGATGTTCACCACGGGCACAACGCCACCGATCACGGTCGGGAACTGCATCAGGCCGTCTTTGGCCAGCTCGTCGTCCTTCAGGGGCATGTCGGAGGCACCAAAATCCACCACCTTGCCACGGATCTGGCGCAAACCGGCACCCGAACCCACGGACTGATAGTTGATGCGCACACCCGTTTCAGTTGCGTAGGCCGATGCCCACTTGGAGTACAGCGGAGCCGGGAAGCTGGCGCCTGCACCAGTCACGCTCTGGGCCATCACGGCGCCAGACAGAGCGGCCACGGTGATGGCGGCGGCGGCAGTGCGAATCATCTTGAAGTTCATGTGAACGCCTTTCTTGTCAACAGACAGATCAGTTGAGAGCAACTGGACTGTAAGAAGCGTTTGTGACGCCAATATGACAGTTCTCCGGGGGTTGTCATAAACAACGACGCGCTGATTTGCATGATCCGCAAATCGCAGCCGTCACACACGGGTCACAGGATTGTCACATGACATTTCTATCTTCTCGACGTGCTCCATTTGTCCTGGGGCCTTACAGGAGAATCCATGACCTTTCACCGAGTTTCACAACACACCCTGATGGCTGCCGCGCTGGCAGCCTCCATCGTGTTCGCTGGCTGTGCCACCCACCGTGCCCCTGCGCAACCCGCCAACCTGGCGGCCGCAGCCATGCAGGAGTCGGAGCTCAGCACCTTCAATCAACTGGTTCAGCAAGCCGGAATGCAAGACGCGCTTCAGGGTAGCGCACCCATGACCGTGTTTGCGCCGACCAATGAGGCCTTCAAGGCCCTGCCCTCGGCCACCTTGGAGGCCTTGTCCAAGAACCCGGATGAGTTGCGCAAGGTGTTGAAGCACCACGTTGTGCCTGGTGTGCACACCCAAGCCAGCATCCAGGGCGCGGTCATGATGTCGACCGTGGCGGACACGAAGTTGCCGATCTCCAAGGCCGGTGATTACCTGACGGTGGAGTCCGGTCTGGTGATCAAGGGCGACATCCAGACCAGCAACGGCGTGCTGCACATCATCGATGCGGTGGCCCTGCCCCCCAAGCCCAAGAAGTAATCGATCCGGGTGGGTCAAGCCCTGGGCAGGCTGTCCGCCAGGGCCTGGGCTGCAGAATTTGCCAAATCGGCATCTGCAGCCTCCACCATCACCCGAAGCACAGGCTCGGTGCCCGAGGCTCTGATGAGGATTCGGCCTCGATCCCCCAACTGCGCGCCAATCGCCTCACGGGCTTGCGCCAATGGCGCATGCGAGGCCCAGTCGAAGCCCACGGGCAAGCGCACGTTGATCAACTTCTGGGGAAACAGATCGACCCCCGACAAGGCGTCGGCCAGCGTACGCTGCTGCCCCACGATGAACTGAAGCACCTGAAGTGCGCTCACCAGGCCATCGCCGGTGGTGTGGCGGTCCAGGGCCAACAAATGCCCAGAGCCTTCGCCGCCCAGACTCCAGCCTCTGCGCTGCAGTTCTTCCAGCACATACCGATCCCCCACCTTGGCGCGCACCATCTCCACCTGCATGCGCTTGAGGGCCATCTCCACGGCCATGTTGGTCATCAGGGTGCCCACCACACCGGGCACTGCGTGCCCCTGCGCCAACCGATCCGCCGTCATCACGAAGAGCAGCTCGTCGCCATTGAAAAGGCGCCCCGAGGCGTCCACCAACTGCAATCGATCTGCATCGCCATCCAGCGCAATGCCGTAATCGGCGCCATGGGCGCGAACGGCGGCTTGCAAGGTTTCAGGGTGGGTGGCCCCGACCCCTTCATTGATGTTGTAGCCGTCTGGCGCACACCCGATGGACACCACCTCCGCGCCCAGCTCGTGAAACACATGGGGGGCGACCTGGTAGGCGGCGCCATGCGCGGCGTCCACGACCAGTTTGAGGCCCTTGAGCGACAGTTGTGGCGAAAACGTGCTTTTGCAAAACTCGATGTAGCGCCCACGGGCGTCTTCCAGACGGCGCGCTTTGCCCAGGTTGGCAGAATCTACCCAGGCCGGCGCGGCCTCCAGGGCTTGCTCGACCGCCAGTTCCCAGCTGTCGGGCAGTTTTTCGCCTTCAGCCGAGAAGAACTTGATGCCGTTGTCGGCAAAGGGATTGTGGGACGCACTGATCACCACGCCCAGGTCCAGCCGCAATGCGCGGGTCAAGTAGGCCACGCCAGGCGTGGGCAGAGGGCCGGTCAACACCACATCGACGCCGGCGGAGGCAAATCCGGCCTCCAGCGCGGACTCCAGCATGTAGCCAGAGATTCGGGTGTCCTTGCCAATGAGCACCGTCGGGCGGCTGGTGGTTTTGCGCAGCACCTGACCAACGGCGTGCCCCAGCCTGAGGACAAAATCGGGGGTGATCGGGGCCTGACCAACCGTGCCACGAATGCCGTCGGTGCCGAAGTACTGTCTGCTCATCTGGGTATTTCTTGTGGGCAAAAGAAAATTATCGCCCACCATGGGCTCAAACTTGATGCAAAGCCTGCCAAACCTTGAGCGCATCGACCGTGGCCCTCACGTCGTGCACACGCACCACCCTGGCGCCTGAGGCAACGCCGCTCAAGGCCGCCGCCAGGCTGGCGGCCAGACGGTCTTCGACGGCGCGACCGGTGATCACGCCCAGGGTGGACTTCCTGGACCAGCCCACCAGCACCGGCAGACCCAGCGCCATCAGTTCGGCCTGCCCTCGTTGCAGGGCGATGTTCTGGGCGGGTGTTTTGCCAAAACCGATCCCGGGATCCAGCACGATGCGGGCATCGGCAACCCCTGCCGCGTTCAGCGCCTGACGTTGCCCTTGCAGGAATTCACACACCTCGGTCACCACATCGGTGTAACTGGTTTGCGCCTGCATTGTGGCGGGATCACCACGCATGTGCATCACACACACACCACAGTCCGGTACCGCTGCAACGGCCTGTACAGCGCCATCTGACGTCAATCCACGGATGTCATTGACGATGTCCACGCCCAGGTCCAGCGCCCGTCGCATGACCTCGGGCTTGCAGGTGTCGACCGAAATGGGCACGCCCAGTGTGGTGGCCACAGAAAGCACCGGGGCCAGCCGCGCCCACTCCTCGTCAACCGTCAAGGTGGGCGCGCCGGGGCGGCTCGATTCGCCGCCAATGTCCAGAATGTCGGCACCGTCGGCGATCAGTTGCTCGCAATGCCGCAAGGCCTGCGCAGCGTGCGCGAACTGCCCACCGTCCGAAAACGAATCCGGGGTGACATTGACGATGCCCATGACGCGGGCAACGCTGAGGTCAAGACGAAAGCGGCGGGTTTGCCAGACAGGCTGGTGGCTCATGGGGATGCACAAAAAAAACGGGGCCGAAGCCCCGTTGCCGCCGAGTGATCAGCAGCGCAGTTGATTTGACGTCTCAGACGGCCGCCGGTGCACCATCCGTGCTCATCGGTGGCTTGGGACCGCTGCTGGGCCGATTGCTGGGCGGCGTCCAGTCCTTGGGGGGACGGGGCTCGCGGCCTTCCATGATGTCTTCAATCTGCTCGGCATCGATGGTTTCCCATTCCAGCAGGGCCTTGGCCATGGCGTGCATCTTGTCCTGATGATCTTCGATCAGCTTGCGCGCCACGGCATATTGCTCATCGATGATCTTGCGGATCTCCTTGTCCACCTTTTGCATGGTCTCTTCAGACATGTTGGTGGTCTTGGTGATCGAGCGGCCCAGGAACACCTCGCCCTCATTGTCGGCATACACCATGGGGCCCAGCTCATCGGTCATGCCGTAACGGGTGACCATGTCGCGGGCGATGGCGGTGGCGCGTTCGAAGTCGTTGGATGCACCAGTGGTCATCTGGTTCATGAAGACCTCTTCGGCAATGCGACCACCGAACAGCACCGAGATGGTGTCCAGCATGCGGCTCTTGTCCATGCTGTAGCGATCACCCTCAGGCAGTTGCATGGTCACACCCAGCGCGCGCCCGCGAGGGATGATCGTGACCTTGTGCACCGGATCGGTTTTGGGCAACAGCCGTGCGACCAGGGCGTGGCCTGCTTCGTGGTAAGCGGTGTTCTTGCGCTCTTCCTCGGGCATGATCATGGACTTGCGCTCGGGGCCCATCATGATCTTGTCCTTGGCCTTTTCGAAGTCGTTCATCTCGACCACGCGGCCGTTGCGACGGGCGGCAAAGAGCGCTGCTTCGTTGACCAGGTTGGCCAGATCAGCCCCCGAGAAGCCAGGGGTGCCCCGCGCCAGGATGTCGGCGCGCACGTCTTGACCCACCGGCACCTTGCGGATGTGCACGTTGAGGATCTGTTCACGACCACGCACGTCCGGCAAGGTGACATATACCTGGCGGTCGAAACGACCGGGGCGCAGCAGGGCCGGATCCAGGATGTCAGGGCGGTTGGTCGCGGCAATCACGATCACACCCAGGTTGGTCTCGAAGCCGTCCATCTCCACCAGCATCTGGTTGAGGGTCTGCTCACGCTCGTCATTGCCGCCACCCAAGCCAGCACCACGGTGACGACCCACAGCGTCGATTTCGTCGACGAAGATGATGCAAGGGGCGTTTTTCTTGGCCTGTTCGAACATGTCGCGCACGCGGGCTGCGCCCACGCCAACGAACATTTCGACAAAGTCGGAGCCCGAGATGGTGAAGAACGGCACCTTGGCCTCGCCAGCGATGGACTTGGCCAGCAGTGTTTTACCCGTGCCCGGAGGGCCGACCATCAACACGCCGCGTGGGATGCGCCCGCCCAGTTTCTGAAACTTCTGGGGATCGCGCAGGAAATCCACCAACTCCTTGACCTCTTCCTTGGCCTCGTCACAACCAGCCACATCGGCAAAGGTGATGGAGTTGTTGTTTTCGTCCAGCATGCGAGCGCGGCTCTTGCCGAAGCTGAAGGCGCCGCCTTTGCCACCACCTTGCATCTGACGCATGAAGTAGATCCACACCCCGATCAGCAACAGCATGGGGCCCCAGGAGATGAGCAGGCTCATCAGCAGCGAGGGCTCTTCGCGGGGCTTGACGTCGAACTTGACGTTGTTGTTGATCAGGTCGCCCACCAGACCACGGTCCAGGTAGGTAGCTGTGCTGCGCACACGGCGATCGTCGGTGGTGACCGCCACGATTTCGGTGCCACTGGGGCCTTCCTGCAGCGTGACGCTCTTGATGCGCTTGGCGCGCACCTCTTCCAGGAAGTCAGAGTAGGCCATCTGCCCGGTGCCCACACCGGCACGGTCAAATTGCTTGAACACAGTGAACAGCACCAGGGCCACCACCAGCCAAACTGCCACTTTCGAGAACCATTGATTGTTCACCGCGTCTCCTTCAACCCAAACCCACCTGCGTCGGCTGATGCTGGATGCATCCCCACACCAGCGCAGGATCTCAAAAAAACAGACAGGCTCTTGCAATTCGAACCGCACGTCTGCTTTCGCGGTATGTGAGGATCATTCTAGAACAGACAAGGCCCCTGCGCGTTTTGTCAATACCCTTTGAAACACTGGATTTCTGTGTCTGGCCGGGCTATTTGCACCTGTGATCAGGTTTTTGTCGCATTTTTGAGCCCAATGCCCACCAGAAAAGTCTCGGCCGACCGGTCGCGAGAGGCCTTGGGCTTGATCGCCTTGGCCACCCGGAAGTGCTCCCGAAAGCGCGCCACAGACTCTTCGTACCCCCCACCGTGAAAAACCTTGCACACCAAGGCCCCGTCTTTTTTCAGGTGGTGAACCGCAAAGTCGACGGCCAGCTCGATGAGGTACGCCACCCGTGCGCCGTCAGTGTCTGAAATACCGGACAGATTGGGCGCCATGTCAGACACTACCACGTCCACGGGCCGATCCCCCACCGCTGCTTCGAGCTGATCCAGCACAGTTTGCTCGGTGAAATCGCCCTGGATGAACTGCACCCCCTCCACGGGTTCGAACTCCAGCAAGTCCAGCGCAATGATGGTGCCATTGAGCGCACCCACCGCAGCGCCACCGGCGCCGGCGTCCTTGGGCGCGAACTTGCGCCGAATGTACTGACTCCAGGCGCCGGGTGCCGCCCCCAGATCGACCACCAACTGCCCGGGGTGGATGAGCTTGAGCGCTTCATCGATCTCTTTGAGCTTGTAGGCGGCGCGGGATCGGTAGCCTTCTTTTTGCGCCATGCGCACGTAAGGATCGGTGACGTGGTCATTCAACCAGGCCTTGTTCACCTTTTTGCTTTTCGTCTGTACTTTCATGGCTCGATAATAGAGGGATGCCTGCAATTGAACTCACCACGGCCGAGCGCCGTGCCCACCGCGCGGATGCGCACCATCTGGACCCCGTTGTCATGATCGGCAACGACGGGCTCACCCCCGCCGTCGTCAAAGAGACAGACGCTGCACTCAAGGCCCATGGCCTGATCAAGGTGCGGGTACTTGGGGATGACCGAGCTGCACGCGAAGCCATCTTCGCTCAGTTGTGCGACCAGTTGAGCGCCGCCCCCATTCAGCACATTGGAAAACTTCTGGTGCTGTGGCGACCGATTCCCGAGAAGGACGCCGACGGGGAGCGCCGCGAAGGTCGTGGCGCAGGCCCCAAGGAGGTCAAGATCCTCAAGTTCTCCAAAAGTGGGACGCGCCGCCCTGAAATCAAGAAGGTCAAGGTGCTGGGCAATCAGCGCGTGACCGCCGGCGGCCTGATCAAACGTGCCAAGCCGCGTCTGAGCAGCAAGAAAAAGGTCTGAGTGAGCCTCACGCTGCAGGCCTGGCGCCACTGAGCCGCCAGGCCATGACCAGCAACAACACGGCTTTGCACCAATACAGCACGGCCGACATGCCATGTAACACCCCGAATGAGAGGGCGGTGTCATGGCCTGATCGGGCCGCCTGAATCATCGGATGCAGCACATGCTGCCCGAAGATGGTCAAAAACAACACGGCCAGCACCATCAGCAGCGTGGCCGACATCGCTGACTGGAGTTGCCCGGCATCCACCGCGTCGCGCACTCTGCGGCGCTCCAGGACGAACATCAGCAGGCACATGCCCAGGCTGACATGGGCTTCCAAGGCAAAAATGCGCCCGGCGCCAGTGCCCGCCACGGAACGCTCCAGCACCGAGAACAAGGCGGGCGCAGCCAAACCGCCCAGCGCCAGCACCACGCCAGCCCACAGGCCGGCCAGCCAGCCTTGAGTCTGCGCCATGCGTGCTGGAGACGACATCGCTGGCACCTCAGACGTATCGAACCGCGATCACTTCGTAATTGCGCGTGCCACCAGGCGCCTGGAAGGTGGCCACGTCGCCCGCCTCTTTCCCGATCAGCGCCCGCGCGATCGGCGAGTTGATGGACAGCAGGCCTTTTTTGATGTCGGCTTCATCCTCACCGACGATCTGGTAAGTGACGGCCTCGCCGCTGTCTTCATCTTCCAGATCGACGGTGGCCCCGAACACCACGCGACCGCCCGCATTCAGTGATGAGGGGTCGATGATCTGGGCCGCCGACAACTTGCCTTCAATTTCCATGATGCGGCCTTCGATGAAGCCCTGCTTGTCCTTGGCGGCGTCGTATTCGGCGTTCTCGGACAGGTCACCCTGCGCGCGGGCCTCTGCGATGGCGTTGACCACCGCAGGACGCTCCACATGCTTGAGCCGATGCAATTCTTCCTTGAGTATCTCGGCGCCACGCTTGGTAAGAGGAATGGTCGACATGGATTTGTCTCGCTAAAAAGTTCTCGTGAATGGACGAGAGCCGCGCCCGGTGAGCC
This genomic window from Aquabacterium sp. A3 contains:
- the phoB gene encoding phosphate regulon transcriptional regulator PhoB, whose product is MSRVLVVEDEQAIAELIALNLRHAGFDVTVAPDAERAQEAIDKVLPDLVLLDWMLPGQSGLALAKRWRAAQRTRDLPIIMLTARAEEVDKVAGLDAGADDYLTKPFSTHELMARVRAVLRRKAPQALDSAVEVAGLRLDPATRRVSRGEQEVKIGPTEFKLLHFFMTHPERVHSRSQLLDRVWGDHVFIEERTVDVHVKRLREALQPVQRSQLIETVRGAGYRLTQQVSDVVA
- the phoU gene encoding phosphate signaling complex protein PhoU, with protein sequence MTEKHLSSQFDAELSGVSTRVLEMGGLVESQIAQAIYALTHFSGEVASQVITTEARVNTMEMEIDADLSTIIARRQPTARDLRLLIAISKTIGNLERVGDEAARIARTVQRLINTGVSSRLRLPVSDVSFEANLATASLRRSLDAFARLDIQAAVEVIKADNEIDAEFDGLMRKLITYMMEDPRTISASIDLVFVAKAIERVGDHAKNLAEQVIYIVKGTDVRHNTPETVESIVK
- the pstB gene encoding phosphate ABC transporter ATP-binding protein PstB; the encoded protein is MDTKVQTAAPAKAKLAVRNLNFFYGKFHALKNINMELPENKVTAFIGPSGCGKSTLLRTFNRMFELYPEQRAEGQILLDGQDILTSKEDVSLIRARVGMVFQKPTPFPMSIYENIAFGVRLFESLSRSEMDERVEWALKKAALWNEVKDKLNQSGSGLSGGQQQRLCIARGIAIKPEVLLLDEPCSALDPISTGKIEELIHELKNDYTVLIVTHNMQQAARCSDYTAYMYLGELIEFGATTDIFMKPKRTETEDYITGRFG
- the pstA gene encoding phosphate ABC transporter permease PstA → MSAELHIQRARMHASRKRVNILALTLSLGAMAFGLVWLIWILFETVRLGIDGLALATFTQMTPAPMEDGGLANAIVGSLIMVGLATAIGTPVGILAGVYLAEYGQHGWLGSLTRFINDILLSAPSIVIGLFIYSVVVAQTLTFSGWAGVLALALIVVPVVIRTTENMLSLIPAALREAAYALGTPKWKVILSITLKSARAGVITGILLAVARIAGETAPLLFTALSNQFWTTNLGEPMASLPVTIFKFAMSPFENWQKLAWAGVFLITIGVLALNIIARTLFRQR
- the pstC gene encoding phosphate ABC transporter permease PstC, encoding MSKPPERRVNAPWADAVFALLAKSAAVITLLLLFGIIASLVVGAWPAIKEYGISFLWRSEWDPVQDQYGGLVMIYGTLMTSFIALLIAVPVSFGIALFLTELSPGWLKRPLGIAIELLAAVPSIVYGMWGLLVFGPLLAEYVQQPLQSATDGIPYLSALFSGPPVGIGILSAGIILAIMIIPFIASVMRDVFEVTPPLLKESAYGLGSTTWEVVWKVVLPYTKTGVVGGIMLGLGRALGETMAVTFVIGNMNQLGNLSLFEAANSITSALANEFAEANVGLHQASLIYLGLVLFFITFVVLAFSKVLLARLKKSEGARS
- the pstS gene encoding phosphate ABC transporter substrate-binding protein PstS; its protein translation is MNFKMIRTAAAAITVAALSGAVMAQSVTGAGASFPAPLYSKWASAYATETGVRINYQSVGSGAGLRQIRGKVVDFGASDMPLKDDELAKDGLMQFPTVIGGVVPVVNIKGIQPGQLRLTGEVLGDIYLGKITRWNDAAIKALNPGLSLPDAAIAPVRRADGSGTTFIFTNYLSKVNAEWQSKVGEGTAVNWPVGAGGKGNEGVSAFVMRLPNSVGYVEYAYAKQNKMSHVQLRNASGNFVQPSDDAFKASAAGAQWDKSFYQILTNQQGKDAWPISGATFILMHLKQDKPAQATESIKFFDWAYNKGDKAADDLAYVPLPANVKDLIRKEWTKVTDSAGKPVWTK
- a CDS encoding fasciclin domain-containing protein; the encoded protein is MTFHRVSQHTLMAAALAASIVFAGCATHRAPAQPANLAAAAMQESELSTFNQLVQQAGMQDALQGSAPMTVFAPTNEAFKALPSATLEALSKNPDELRKVLKHHVVPGVHTQASIQGAVMMSTVADTKLPISKAGDYLTVESGLVIKGDIQTSNGVLHIIDAVALPPKPKK
- the glmM gene encoding phosphoglucosamine mutase — translated: MSRQYFGTDGIRGTVGQAPITPDFVLRLGHAVGQVLRKTTSRPTVLIGKDTRISGYMLESALEAGFASAGVDVVLTGPLPTPGVAYLTRALRLDLGVVISASHNPFADNGIKFFSAEGEKLPDSWELAVEQALEAAPAWVDSANLGKARRLEDARGRYIEFCKSTFSPQLSLKGLKLVVDAAHGAAYQVAPHVFHELGAEVVSIGCAPDGYNINEGVGATHPETLQAAVRAHGADYGIALDGDADRLQLVDASGRLFNGDELLFVMTADRLAQGHAVPGVVGTLMTNMAVEMALKRMQVEMVRAKVGDRYVLEELQRRGWSLGGEGSGHLLALDRHTTGDGLVSALQVLQFIVGQQRTLADALSGVDLFPQKLINVRLPVGFDWASHAPLAQAREAIGAQLGDRGRILIRASGTEPVLRVMVEAADADLANSAAQALADSLPRA